The following proteins are encoded in a genomic region of Thermocrinis sp.:
- a CDS encoding flagellar hook-basal body complex protein, protein MFRALWTSASGMNAQQTNLDVVSNNMANVNTVGFKKMRATFQDLIYQTVREPGAPTSPTTRNPSGFQIGLGTYVSDTYGIFTQGNIVQTGNQLDIAIQGDGFFK, encoded by the coding sequence ATGTTTAGAGCACTTTGGACTTCCGCATCTGGGATGAATGCCCAACAGACAAACCTTGACGTTGTGTCAAACAACATGGCTAACGTCAATACCGTCGGCTTTAAGAAGATGAGAGCTACTTTTCAGGATCTTATATATCAAACAGTTAGGGAACCTGGTGCGCCCACCTCTCCTACTACAAGAAACCCTTCTGGCTTTCAGATAGGCTTAGGAACCTATGTGTCGGACACCTACGGTATATTTACCCAAGGAAACATAGTCCAAACTGGAAATCAGTTAGACATTGCCATTCAGGGGGATGGATTTTTTAAAG